The Candidatus Fusobacterium pullicola DNA segment TTTAGAATTTAAAGGTATACTAGGAACTTCAATATTTAAAGTTTTTAATCTTGTAGTTGGAAAAACTGGATTATCTCAGGAAGAGGCTGAAGAGAGAGGATACAGTATTGAGGTTATACACAATATAAAACCAAATCAGACTGAGTATCTAAAAAGTTCAAGAGAGATGCTGATAAAAGCTATTGCAGATAAAGAGAGTGGGAAATTATTAGGAGTTCAGATAGTTGGTGAAAATGGAGTAGATAAAAGATTAGATGTGTTTGCTACTCTTTTAACTTATGGAGCTACAGTAGATGAATTATTTCATATAGATTTAGCCTATGCTCCTCCCTTTTCAACTACTAAAGATCCAGTAGCCTATACAGGAATGATATTAGATAATGCCATAAATAGAAAAAATAAGATAATAACTCCTGAAAATTTAAAAAGTAATATTTCTCAATATGTGGTATTAGATGTTCGTTCTAAATCACAATATGATAAGGAGCATATAGAAGGAGCTATGAATATTCCTTTAGAAGAGTTAAGAGAAAGAATTGAAGAGCTTCCTAGAACTAAAAAAATAGTAGTTCACTGTAATAAGGGAACTACTGGGAATGCTGCTCAAAATATATTAATAAATAATGGATTTGAAGTATATAATCTTTCAGGAGGATTTAAAAATTATAAAAATTAAAAAAACACTATTTTTATTTAAAAAAATGATAATATTTTTTCAAAAATATGATATAATATTCTTGTGAAAATTTATGATAATAAAGGAGAAAAAGTATGGGAAGATTAGTAGGAACTATATCAAGAGGACTTCGTGCACCAATTATTAAGCAAGGAGATGATATATCTTTATTCACTGTGGATGCTGTTTTAGCTGCAGCTGAATCAGAAAATATCACATTGAGAGATAGAGATATAGTGGCTATTACTGAATCAATAGTGGCTAGAGCTCAAGGAAACTATGCTACAATTGATGATGTTGCAACAGATGTTAAAGAAAAATATGGAGAGAATACAATAGGACTTATATTTCCAATTTTAAGTAGAAATAGATTTTCTGTTTGTTTAAAAGGAATAGCAAAGGGAGCAAAAAAAATAGTTTTAATGTTTAGCTATCCTTCAGATGAGGTTGGAAACCACTTTATTGATTATGATATACTTGATGAAAAGGGAGTTAATCCTTGGACAGATATCTTAACTGAAGCTGAATTTACAGAAAAATTTGGAAATCCTATCCATGAATTTACAGGAGTTAATTATATAGAGTATTACTCTCAATTAATAAAAGAACAAGGAGCAGAAGTTGAAGTTATTTTTGCTAATAACCCTACTGCAATTTTAAAATATACTGACTGTGTATTAAACTGTGATATTCATACTCGTATGAGAACTAAAAAACTATTAAAAAAAGCTGGAGCTAAGATAGTTTATGGAATGGATGAGATCTTAACTAAATCAATAAATGGATCTGGTTATAATGCAGATTACGGATTATTAGGTTCAAATAAAGCAACTGAGGATAGTATAAAATTATTCCCACGTGATTGTAAAGAACTTGTTATAAAGATACAAGAGATGTTAAAGAAAAGAACAGGAAAAAATATAGAAGTTATGGTTTATGGAGATGGAGCATTCAAAGATCCAGTTGGAAAAATTTGGGAACTAGCTGACCCAGTTGTTTCTCCTGGATACACTGCTGGATTAGAGGGAACTCCTAACGAGATAAAATTAAAATACTTAGCTGATAATGATTTAGCTAATTTAAAAGGTG contains these protein-coding regions:
- a CDS encoding coenzyme F420-0:L-glutamate ligase produces the protein MGRLVGTISRGLRAPIIKQGDDISLFTVDAVLAAAESENITLRDRDIVAITESIVARAQGNYATIDDVATDVKEKYGENTIGLIFPILSRNRFSVCLKGIAKGAKKIVLMFSYPSDEVGNHFIDYDILDEKGVNPWTDILTEAEFTEKFGNPIHEFTGVNYIEYYSQLIKEQGAEVEVIFANNPTAILKYTDCVLNCDIHTRMRTKKLLKKAGAKIVYGMDEILTKSINGSGYNADYGLLGSNKATEDSIKLFPRDCKELVIKIQEMLKKRTGKNIEVMVYGDGAFKDPVGKIWELADPVVSPGYTAGLEGTPNEIKLKYLADNDLANLKGDELQKAVAEAIKSKDSDLKGQMITQGTTPRRLTDLIGSLCDLTSGSGDKGTPIILIQGYFDNYIDE